A single region of the Pseudomonas sp. GGS8 genome encodes:
- the bamA gene encoding outer membrane protein assembly factor BamA — protein sequence MKRLLLTAVLTVLMIAEVHAESFTISDIRVNGLQRVSAGSVFGALPLNVGEQADDRRLVESTRALFKTGFFQDIQLGREGNVLIITVVERPSVASIEIEGNKAISTEDLMKGLKQSGLAEGEIFQRATLEGVRNELQRQYVAQGRYSATVDTEVVPQPRNRVALKVNINEGTVAAIQHINVVGNTVFPDEDLIDLFELKTSNWLSFFKNDDKYAREKLSGDLERLRSYYLDRGYINMDIASTQVSITPDKKHVYITVNVNEGEKYTVRDVKLSGDLKVPEDQVKSLLLVQKGQVFSRKLMTTTSELITRRLGNEGYTFANVNGVPQPHDEDHTVDITFAVDPGKRAYVNRINFRGNTKSEDEVLRREMRQMEGGWASTYLIDQSKTRLERLGFFKEVNVETPAVPGVDDQVDVNYSVEEQASGSITASVGFAQSAGLILGGSITQNNFLGTGNKVSIGLTRSQYQSRYNFGYVDPYWTADGVSLGYNAFYRTTDYKDLDVNVASYAVDSLGAGVSVGYPISETSRLTFGLSAQQDKIKTGLYTVDEIFDFVNKEGDQYLNFKASAGWSESTLNKGVLATRGHSQSLTAEATTPGSDLSFFKLDYRGQLFQPLSENYTMRLHTELGYGDGYGSTDGLPFYENYYAGGFNSVRGFKDSTLGPRSTPSRGVNPGTATDPDQDPLPFGGNVLIQGGVEVLFPLPFVKDQRSLRTSVFWDVGNVFDSTCKQSTNADGSKSNTQCNDVSLSNMASSVGVGVTWVTALGPLSFALAMPVKKPDSNAETQVFQFSLGQTF from the coding sequence ATGAAACGTCTGCTGCTAACTGCGGTTCTCACCGTATTGATGATCGCCGAAGTTCACGCCGAGTCCTTCACTATCTCTGATATTCGCGTCAATGGCCTCCAGCGGGTCTCCGCGGGTAGTGTCTTTGGTGCCTTGCCGTTGAACGTCGGCGAGCAGGCGGATGATCGTCGCCTGGTGGAATCCACTCGTGCGCTGTTCAAAACCGGGTTCTTTCAAGATATCCAGCTGGGCCGTGAAGGCAATGTCCTGATCATCACTGTAGTCGAGCGTCCGTCGGTCGCCAGTATCGAGATCGAGGGCAACAAAGCGATCTCCACTGAAGACCTGATGAAGGGCCTCAAACAGTCCGGTCTGGCCGAAGGCGAGATCTTCCAGCGCGCCACCCTCGAAGGTGTGCGTAACGAACTGCAGCGTCAATACGTCGCTCAGGGCCGCTACTCGGCGACCGTCGACACCGAAGTGGTGCCGCAGCCGCGTAACCGCGTTGCCCTGAAGGTCAACATCAACGAAGGCACCGTTGCGGCGATCCAGCACATCAACGTGGTCGGCAACACTGTCTTCCCTGATGAAGACCTGATCGACCTGTTCGAACTCAAGACCAGCAACTGGCTGTCGTTCTTCAAGAACGATGACAAGTACGCTCGTGAAAAACTCTCCGGTGACCTGGAGCGTCTGCGCTCCTATTACCTGGACCGTGGCTATATCAATATGGATATCGCTTCGACCCAGGTGTCGATCACCCCAGACAAGAAACACGTCTATATCACCGTTAACGTCAACGAAGGCGAGAAGTACACCGTTCGTGACGTGAAACTCAGCGGCGACCTGAAAGTGCCTGAAGACCAGGTCAAGTCCCTGCTGCTGGTGCAGAAAGGCCAGGTGTTCTCGCGCAAGCTGATGACCACCACCTCCGAACTGATCACCCGCCGCCTGGGTAACGAGGGTTACACCTTCGCCAACGTCAACGGCGTGCCTCAGCCTCATGATGAAGACCACACGGTCGATATCACCTTCGCTGTCGATCCGGGCAAGCGTGCTTACGTGAACCGCATCAACTTCCGTGGCAACACCAAGTCCGAAGACGAAGTGCTGCGCCGTGAAATGCGTCAGATGGAAGGCGGCTGGGCTTCGACCTACCTGATCGACCAATCCAAGACCCGCCTGGAGCGTCTGGGCTTCTTCAAGGAAGTCAACGTCGAAACGCCGGCCGTGCCGGGTGTCGATGATCAGGTCGACGTGAACTACAGCGTTGAAGAGCAGGCTTCCGGGTCGATTACCGCCAGCGTCGGTTTCGCCCAGAGCGCCGGTCTGATCCTTGGTGGTTCGATCACTCAGAACAACTTCCTGGGTACCGGTAACAAGGTCAGCATCGGCTTGACTCGCAGTCAGTATCAAAGCCGTTATAACTTCGGTTATGTCGACCCGTACTGGACTGCTGACGGTGTAAGCCTGGGTTACAACGCTTTCTATCGTACGACCGACTACAAAGACCTCGATGTCAACGTAGCCAGCTACGCCGTAGACAGCCTGGGTGCAGGTGTCAGCGTTGGTTACCCGATCAGCGAGACTTCGCGGCTGACGTTTGGTTTGTCTGCACAACAAGACAAGATCAAGACGGGTCTTTACACCGTCGACGAAATCTTCGACTTCGTTAACAAGGAAGGTGATCAGTACCTCAACTTCAAGGCGTCGGCCGGTTGGTCTGAATCCACCTTGAACAAAGGGGTACTGGCGACCCGTGGTCATTCCCAGAGCTTGACCGCGGAAGCCACGACGCCGGGCAGCGACTTGTCGTTCTTCAAGCTCGATTATCGCGGTCAATTGTTCCAGCCGTTGTCTGAAAACTACACCATGCGCCTCCACACCGAGCTGGGCTATGGCGATGGCTATGGTTCGACCGACGGCTTGCCGTTCTATGAAAACTATTACGCCGGTGGTTTCAACTCGGTTCGTGGCTTCAAGGACAGCACCCTGGGGCCTCGTAGTACGCCGAGCCGGGGCGTGAACCCGGGCACCGCAACCGACCCGGACCAGGATCCACTACCGTTTGGTGGTAACGTCCTGATTCAGGGTGGTGTAGAAGTTCTGTTCCCTCTGCCGTTCGTGAAAGATCAGCGTTCCTTGCGCACTTCGGTATTCTGGGACGTGGGTAATGTGTTCGATTCGACTTGCAAGCAGAGCACCAACGCCGATGGTTCCAAGTCCAACACTCAGTGTAACGACGTCAGCCTGAGCAATATGGCCAGTTCGGTGGGTGTCGGTGTGACATGGGTTACCGCCCTTGGTCCGTTGAGCTTCGCCTTGGCGATGCCAGTCAAAAAACCGGACAGCAATGCCGAGACTCAAGTGTTCCAATTCTCCCTCGGCCAGACGTTCTAA
- a CDS encoding OmpH family outer membrane protein, with protein sequence MRKLTQLVLLATVLVAGPAFADMKIAVLNYQMALLESDAAKKYAVDAEKKFGPQLTKLKSLESSAKGIQDRLMAGGDKMQQGERERLELEFKQKARDFQFQSKELNEAKAVADREMLKQLKPKLDSAVEEVIKKGAYDLVFERGAVIDVKPQYDITRQVIERMNQLK encoded by the coding sequence GTGCGTAAGTTGACTCAATTGGTTCTCCTGGCGACCGTGCTGGTTGCAGGTCCGGCTTTTGCCGACATGAAAATCGCCGTTCTGAACTATCAGATGGCGCTGCTGGAATCCGACGCGGCGAAGAAGTACGCAGTGGATGCCGAGAAAAAGTTCGGCCCGCAACTGACCAAGCTCAAGAGCCTGGAAAGCAGTGCCAAGGGTATCCAGGACCGCCTGATGGCCGGTGGCGACAAAATGCAGCAAGGCGAGCGTGAACGTCTGGAACTCGAGTTCAAGCAAAAGGCCCGTGATTTCCAGTTCCAGTCCAAGGAACTGAACGAAGCTAAAGCCGTTGCCGACCGTGAAATGCTGAAGCAGCTCAAGCCGAAACTGGACAGCGCTGTGGAAGAAGTCATCAAGAAAGGTGCTTATGACCTGGTCTTCGAGCGTGGCGCAGTGATTGATGTCAAGCCTCAGTACGACATCACTCGCCAGGTTATCGAGCGCATGAATCAGCTGAAGTAA